The [Actinobacillus] rossii genome contains a region encoding:
- a CDS encoding autotransporter adhesin has protein sequence MNKIFKVIYNHAAQRFDVVSELTKSNGKSSSTTDNRIEPSKALLALGVAGAALLGTTDAMAVISVTQPKVGVSGVISGTNAKNNGDAPLYISTPEGNTYGTTVLIGNNTSNKNNGGGSVIIGDSAKGDNLSVVIGRQAKSEGQQDVVIGAGAEQRNTSSTSYSTVIGRGAIVGSNGTVAVAIGYQSLANNSHATTIGANSVANGVAATAIGYKALALGNSGVAVGFGANASGPNSQAIGVNSCATMNSALAFGSTAKAFKEHAVAIGSVANANGTNGAIAIGWTSGTTGESGIAIGPVAGSHGERAVAIGRSATANGTRSTAVGTIARTLGDYSVAMGARANTALTATNSIAMGNVSTVSGSNSISIGPNSNVTGNTSIAVGAGNVVTGNNSGVFGDPSYVSGDGSYSIGNNNTITTRDTFVLGSGINRADDLTSNLSGTVANSVYLGADSEVTAGAAATAGELKANTSAQTTDVATTAGATGTVTTATVGSLTYSGFQGATSVGGVAVGAAGTERRIQSLAAGEISATSTDAINGSQLYATNKVLGNVYNSTTAALGGTVTPTDTAGNFKVSYDLTGNNPSTSGSTGTTYNNVGAALTALSEAVNQPITFTADKGSTTRELGSTLKIVSGSATDTSTDNLLTNVTKDGTIEISFATKPTFTNVTVKDTLDVGPVTIKQTGIDAGNTTITHVAPGKNPTDAVNLSQLNASKSVVTAGNQTSITTSPNADGSTNYKVDVTTGTSSVSDGKAKDAEGNTVAAGKAVANVANGAVATISDVVNTINDVYWNTVAGNVTGTNGEFKSDATAKVKAGDTVTHNAGQNIKIEQTGATFNISTTANVTFTNAVVNSTLSLGDVSDASAPVVNMTAVNASTPKVKNVSAIDVNGSTITHLAHNLPTTVSTGDEATSTKSQAAPTVTDAQKTNAATLGDVLNAGWNLRTADKGPLDFVKPYDTVEFLNGEGTSVVSSTDGSVNKIQYNVNADGKTTEITYVDKDGNTVTKNADGKYSKADGSLYTGPVTSRISAIGPKVNGENATGPINLINGDTTTVTNTGNGIKVEVNTGEIKPEDNGTVTGPRASAIDALKTAQDAFNALPADATEEHKKAAQDKINAAQDAVEKAGNQVATAQNVADAINGSGWKTNSTTATGGATETVVNPGETVNFEAGKNMQVTQKVEKDALTGKETISYTYGTKDDVSFNSVQIGGVTKDGKVENPITINSKVDGDKVVNTISNLTTTLPDPSTVNDGKSGTAPSNPVTTNAATLGDVLNAGWNLQGNGEAKDFVKPYDTVNFANGAGTTAVVTSDGTVSKVTYDVAVDNKTTEITYTNAAGDTLYKQADDTYNTKRDGSGNTVAEDQITGSRVSAILPKTSVNGDEVTGPVNIVNGDTTTVTNTANGIKVEVNTGEIKPEDNGTVTGPRASAIDALKTAQDELAALPKNATEEQKKAAQDKIKAAQDAVEKAGNQVATAQNVADAINGSGWTAAVDKTGTGESTDKGGDSLVNPGDTVKFIAGDNMNITKDGLNYTIATKKDVKFDTVAADKGLTIGSGDNAVNMTPTTTTVANGETKPAVNMNGATLTNISSNLPNTTSVGDKPTTNAPITAQEAQDLANKSGSNAATLGDVLNAGWNLQGNGVAKDFVKPYDTVNFVNGAGTTAEVTSNGQVSNVTYNVAVDDTTTEITYTDAKGNTLYKQADGTYNTARDGKGTTVKAGDVTGSRVSAKTSPLTNNADGTVNTPANPNSLATAGDVANAINNSGFTLTTSASKGEVEGTSNYKVNPGKTVTVDAGKNIKVTQKDGVVSVATKDNVEFSSVKTNKIEAGSVTIDQNGIDAGGKKITNVARGTKGTDAVNLNQLKEVAGDIHNKINRNNKDLRAGIAGANAAAGLPQVYTPGRSMVAASVGAFKGQSALAVGYSRASDNGKLILKLQGNANSRGDVGGSVGMGYQW, from the coding sequence ATGAATAAAATTTTCAAAGTGATTTATAACCATGCGGCACAACGCTTCGATGTGGTTTCAGAATTAACAAAATCAAACGGTAAATCATCATCAACGACAGATAACCGTATTGAGCCAAGCAAAGCATTATTAGCACTTGGTGTGGCGGGTGCGGCGTTATTGGGGACGACTGATGCGATGGCAGTAATATCTGTTACTCAACCCAAAGTAGGTGTTTCAGGTGTGATATCGGGTACTAATGCGAAGAATAATGGGGATGCCCCTTTATATATCAGTACGCCTGAAGGGAATACTTATGGTACTACCGTTCTGATTGGTAATAATACTTCAAATAAAAATAATGGTGGCGGTTCCGTTATTATTGGTGACTCTGCTAAAGGTGACAATCTCTCTGTTGTGATTGGTCGACAAGCTAAATCTGAAGGGCAACAGGATGTTGTTATCGGTGCAGGTGCTGAACAACGTAATACTAGTTCAACATCTTACTCTACCGTGATTGGTCGTGGGGCTATCGTAGGTTCAAACGGTACTGTTGCGGTTGCAATTGGTTACCAGTCATTAGCTAATAATTCTCATGCAACCACAATTGGTGCTAATTCTGTGGCTAACGGAGTAGCAGCTACTGCAATCGGTTATAAGGCATTAGCATTAGGTAATTCAGGGGTCGCTGTGGGATTTGGTGCTAATGCATCAGGGCCAAACTCTCAAGCAATTGGTGTAAATTCTTGTGCAACAATGAACTCTGCTTTAGCATTCGGTTCAACGGCTAAAGCGTTTAAAGAGCACGCTGTTGCTATTGGTTCGGTTGCTAATGCAAACGGTACCAATGGTGCTATTGCTATTGGTTGGACCTCTGGAACAACAGGCGAGTCGGGTATTGCAATTGGTCCGGTTGCCGGATCTCACGGAGAACGAGCTGTCGCTATTGGTCGTTCTGCAACAGCAAATGGTACTCGCTCGACAGCAGTTGGTACAATTGCGCGAACACTAGGTGATTATTCTGTTGCTATGGGTGCCCGTGCTAATACTGCTTTAACAGCAACAAACTCAATTGCTATGGGTAACGTATCAACTGTTTCAGGTTCAAACTCAATCAGTATTGGTCCAAACTCAAATGTAACAGGTAACACCTCTATTGCTGTAGGTGCAGGCAACGTAGTAACCGGTAACAACTCAGGTGTATTCGGTGACCCATCTTATGTTTCTGGTGATGGTTCATATTCAATAGGTAACAACAATACCATTACTACCAGAGATACTTTTGTTCTGGGTAGTGGTATTAACCGTGCTGATGATTTAACCTCTAATTTAAGTGGCACTGTCGCAAACTCAGTTTATTTAGGTGCAGATTCTGAAGTAACAGCAGGTGCAGCAGCGACAGCGGGTGAATTAAAAGCAAATACATCAGCACAAACAACGGATGTGGCAACCACAGCAGGTGCAACCGGTACAGTGACAACAGCAACAGTAGGTTCATTAACTTATAGTGGCTTCCAAGGTGCAACATCAGTCGGTGGTGTGGCAGTGGGGGCGGCAGGAACAGAACGTCGTATTCAAAGCTTGGCGGCAGGTGAGATCTCTGCAACTTCAACAGACGCAATCAACGGTTCACAGTTATATGCAACTAATAAAGTGTTAGGTAACGTTTATAACTCAACGACTGCTGCATTAGGTGGCACAGTTACTCCAACAGATACTGCAGGTAACTTTAAGGTTTCTTACGACCTAACGGGCAACAATCCAAGTACAAGCGGATCAACAGGCACAACTTATAACAATGTTGGTGCAGCATTGACAGCACTCAGTGAAGCGGTAAACCAACCAATTACATTTACTGCAGATAAAGGCTCAACGACACGTGAACTTGGCAGTACTCTAAAAATTGTATCAGGCAGTGCTACAGATACATCAACGGATAATTTACTAACGAATGTTACAAAAGATGGGACAATTGAGATTAGTTTTGCGACTAAACCAACATTTACCAATGTTACTGTTAAAGATACGTTAGACGTTGGTCCTGTGACTATCAAGCAAACAGGTATTGATGCAGGTAACACAACGATTACCCATGTTGCGCCGGGTAAGAATCCAACTGATGCAGTAAACTTAAGCCAATTAAATGCATCAAAATCAGTTGTAACAGCAGGTAACCAAACTTCAATCACAACCTCTCCAAATGCAGATGGCAGCACAAACTATAAAGTAGATGTGACGACCGGTACATCATCAGTAAGTGATGGTAAAGCGAAAGATGCAGAAGGTAATACTGTTGCAGCAGGTAAAGCGGTAGCAAATGTTGCAAACGGCGCAGTGGCAACGATTTCAGATGTTGTAAATACCATCAACGACGTTTACTGGAATACAGTAGCAGGTAATGTAACAGGTACAAACGGTGAGTTTAAATCAGATGCGACAGCGAAAGTGAAAGCAGGCGATACAGTAACTCACAACGCAGGTCAAAATATTAAGATTGAGCAAACAGGCGCAACCTTCAATATTTCAACGACAGCGAACGTGACATTTACGAATGCAGTAGTAAACAGCACATTATCTTTAGGCGATGTATCAGATGCATCAGCACCGGTTGTGAACATGACAGCAGTAAATGCATCAACACCGAAAGTAAAAAATGTAAGTGCAATTGATGTTAATGGTTCAACCATCACGCACTTAGCACATAACTTACCAACTACAGTAAGTACAGGCGATGAAGCGACTTCAACTAAGTCACAAGCGGCACCGACAGTAACAGATGCACAAAAAACAAATGCAGCGACTTTAGGCGATGTATTAAATGCAGGCTGGAATTTAAGAACTGCGGATAAAGGCCCTTTAGATTTTGTTAAACCTTATGATACTGTTGAGTTCTTAAATGGTGAGGGTACATCTGTAGTTTCTAGTACTGATGGTTCAGTTAATAAGATTCAGTATAACGTGAATGCAGATGGCAAAACGACTGAAATCACTTATGTAGATAAGGATGGTAATACAGTTACTAAGAATGCAGATGGTAAGTATAGTAAGGCCGATGGTTCACTATATACTGGTCCAGTTACTAGCCGGATTTCTGCAATTGGTCCAAAAGTTAATGGTGAGAATGCGACTGGCCCAATCAATTTAATCAACGGTGATACTACTACAGTAACAAATACAGGTAATGGTATTAAAGTTGAAGTAAATACTGGTGAAATTAAACCTGAAGATAATGGTACTGTTACAGGTCCAAGAGCTAGTGCAATTGATGCATTAAAAACAGCCCAAGATGCATTTAATGCACTACCAGCTGATGCTACGGAAGAACATAAAAAAGCTGCTCAAGATAAAATCAATGCAGCACAAGATGCAGTTGAAAAAGCAGGTAACCAAGTAGCGACAGCACAAAATGTGGCTGATGCAATCAATGGTTCTGGTTGGAAAACGAACTCTACTACAGCGACGGGTGGTGCAACAGAAACTGTTGTTAATCCTGGTGAAACTGTCAACTTTGAAGCTGGCAAAAATATGCAAGTGACGCAAAAAGTTGAAAAAGATGCACTTACAGGTAAGGAAACAATTAGTTATACATACGGAACAAAAGATGATGTGTCATTTAACAGTGTTCAAATCGGTGGTGTAACTAAAGATGGTAAAGTAGAAAACCCAATCACAATCAATTCTAAAGTTGATGGCGATAAAGTAGTTAATACTATTAGTAACTTAACTACGACTTTACCAGATCCAAGTACAGTGAATGATGGTAAGTCAGGTACAGCACCAAGTAATCCTGTGACAACTAATGCAGCGACTTTAGGTGATGTATTAAATGCGGGTTGGAATTTACAAGGTAACGGTGAAGCAAAAGATTTTGTGAAACCTTATGATACAGTGAATTTTGCAAATGGTGCGGGTACAACTGCAGTTGTAACATCTGATGGTACAGTAAGTAAAGTGACTTATGATGTAGCTGTAGATAATAAAACAACTGAAATTACTTACACTAATGCAGCAGGCGATACGCTTTATAAACAAGCAGATGATACATATAACACTAAACGTGATGGTTCGGGCAATACTGTCGCAGAAGACCAAATTACGGGTAGTCGAGTATCTGCGATCTTACCAAAAACAAGCGTAAATGGTGATGAAGTAACAGGCCCTGTAAATATCGTTAATGGTGATACTACTACAGTAACAAATACAGCTAATGGTATTAAAGTTGAAGTAAATACTGGTGAAATTAAACCTGAAGATAATGGTACTGTTACAGGTCCAAGAGCTAGTGCAATTGATGCATTAAAAACAGCTCAAGATGAACTGGCAGCGCTTCCTAAAAACGCAACTGAAGAACAGAAAAAAGCTGCTCAAGATAAAATCAAGGCAGCACAAGATGCAGTTGAAAAAGCAGGTAACCAAGTAGCGACAGCACAAAATGTGGCTGATGCAATCAATGGTTCTGGTTGGACTGCAGCGGTTGACAAAACAGGTACGGGTGAATCTACTGATAAAGGTGGCGATAGCTTAGTGAATCCGGGTGATACAGTGAAATTCATCGCAGGTGATAATATGAATATCACTAAAGATGGCTTGAATTACACTATCGCAACGAAGAAAGATGTGAAATTCGACACTGTTGCTGCAGATAAAGGCTTGACTATTGGCTCAGGTGACAATGCAGTAAATATGACACCAACGACAACAACGGTAGCGAATGGTGAAACTAAACCAGCAGTAAATATGAACGGTGCAACCTTAACTAACATCAGTTCTAATTTACCGAATACCACAAGTGTAGGTGACAAACCGACAACAAACGCACCGATTACGGCGCAAGAAGCTCAAGATTTAGCGAATAAATCAGGTAGCAACGCAGCGACTTTAGGTGATGTATTAAATGCGGGTTGGAATTTACAAGGTAACGGCGTAGCGAAAGACTTCGTGAAACCTTACGATACGGTGAACTTCGTGAACGGTGCAGGTACAACAGCTGAAGTGACTTCTAACGGTCAAGTAAGCAATGTGACTTACAATGTGGCAGTGGATGACACAACAACTGAAATTACTTACACTGATGCGAAAGGCAACACACTTTACAAACAAGCAGACGGTACTTACAACACTGCTCGTGACGGTAAAGGCACAACAGTGAAAGCAGGTGATGTAACAGGTAGCCGTGTATCAGCGAAAACTTCTCCATTAACCAATAATGCAGATGGTACTGTGAATACACCGGCAAATCCTAATTCTCTTGCAACAGCAGGTGATGTAGCGAATGCTATCAACAACTCTGGCTTTACGTTGACAACATCAGCGTCTAAAGGCGAAGTTGAAGGCACAAGCAACTACAAAGTGAACCCAGGCAAAACGGTTACCGTTGATGCAGGTAAAAACATCAAAGTTACCCAAAAAGACGGTGTAGTGTCTGTCGCAACGAAAGACAATGTTGAATTCAGCAGCGTGAAAACGAATAAGATTGAAGCAGGTTCTGTCACTATTGACCAAAATGGTATTGATGCAGGTGGTAAGAAAATTACCAACGTAGCGAGAGGTACAAAGGGTACTGATGCCGTAAATCTAAATCAGTTGAAAGAAGTTGCTGGAGATATCCACAATAAAATTAACCGTAACAACAAAGACTTACGTGCGGGTATCGCCGGTGCGAATGCGGCAGCAGGTTTACCACAAGTTTATACACCGGGTAGATCAATGGTAGCAGCATCAGTGGGTGCATTCAAAGGTCAATCAGCCTTGGCAGTGGGTTACTCACGTGCATCTGACAACGGCAAACTTATCTTGAAACTTCAAGGTAACGCAAACAGCCGTGGCGATGTCGGTGGTTCTGTGGGTATGGGTTACCAATGGTAA
- the cspC gene encoding cold shock-like protein, translated as MSKLNGLVKWFNADKGFGFITPSTGGKDLFVHFSAIMGNNYRTLKEGDKVEYNVQDSPRGPSAVDVAVI; from the coding sequence ATGTCTAAATTAAATGGCTTAGTAAAATGGTTTAACGCAGATAAAGGTTTTGGTTTCATCACCCCGTCAACAGGTGGCAAAGATCTTTTTGTTCATTTCTCAGCAATCATGGGAAATAATTACCGCACTTTAAAAGAAGGCGACAAAGTAGAGTATAATGTACAAGACTCTCCACGTGGTCCTTCAGCCGTAGATGTGGCAGTGATTTAA
- the rplY gene encoding 50S ribosomal protein L25 translates to MAFKFNAEVRTAQGKGASRRLRHNGQIPAIVYGGKEEPVSIVLNHDELNNAQVHDSFYSDVITLVINGKEVAVKVQAMQRHPFKPKLVHIDFKRA, encoded by the coding sequence ATGGCATTTAAATTTAACGCTGAAGTTCGTACAGCGCAAGGTAAGGGTGCGAGCCGCCGCCTGCGTCATAATGGTCAAATTCCTGCTATCGTTTACGGTGGTAAAGAAGAGCCGGTTTCAATCGTATTAAACCACGATGAATTAAACAACGCACAAGTTCACGATTCTTTCTATTCAGACGTGATCACATTGGTTATCAACGGTAAAGAAGTTGCAGTTAAAGTACAAGCAATGCAACGTCACCCATTCAAACCAAAATTAGTGCATATTGACTTCAAACGCGCGTAA
- the glnS gene encoding glutaminyl-tRNA synthetase, whose translation MATENLDVNGEEHRPTNFIRQVIDEDLANGKHTRVQTRFPPEPNGYLHIGHAKSICLNFGIAQDYQGFCNLRFDDTNPVKEDVEYVDSIKQDVEWLGFKWHGDVHYASDYFDQLYGYAIELINKGLAYVDELSPEEMREYRGTLTEPGKNSPYRERSVEENLALFEKMKNGEFEEGKACLRAKIDMASPFMVMRDPVLYRVKFASHHQTGDKWCIYPMYDFTHCISDALERITHSLCTLEFQDNRRLYDWVLEHISIERPLPHQYEFSRLNLEGTLTSKRKLLKLVEEGVVDGWDDPRMPTISGLRRRGYTPASLREFCRRIGVTKQDNVVEYSALESCIRDDLNVNAPRAMAVINPLKIVIENLENSEILTAPNHPNREELGTRQLPFTKELYIDQADFREEANKQYKRLVLGKEVRLRNAYVIKAERVEKDAAGNIVCVYCTYDPETLGKNPADGRKVKGVIQWVSATENHPAEFRQYGRLFDMPNPGAEDDIIAAINPHSLVVKHGFVEKSLGKAEAEKAYQFEREGYYCADSKDSHAEHLVFNLTVSLKEGF comes from the coding sequence ATGGCAACAGAAAATCTCGACGTAAATGGCGAAGAACATCGCCCAACGAATTTTATCCGTCAAGTTATTGATGAAGATCTCGCGAATGGAAAACATACCCGCGTACAAACCCGTTTTCCGCCTGAACCAAATGGCTATTTGCATATTGGCCACGCTAAATCTATTTGTTTAAATTTTGGCATTGCTCAAGATTATCAAGGCTTTTGCAATCTACGCTTTGATGACACCAATCCTGTTAAAGAAGATGTGGAATATGTGGATTCAATTAAACAAGATGTAGAATGGCTTGGTTTTAAATGGCATGGTGACGTGCATTATGCGTCAGATTATTTTGATCAGCTCTATGGTTATGCCATTGAGTTAATCAACAAAGGGTTGGCGTATGTTGATGAATTATCACCCGAAGAAATGCGTGAATATCGTGGCACATTAACGGAACCAGGTAAAAACAGTCCTTATCGTGAGCGTAGTGTAGAAGAAAATTTGGCGTTATTTGAAAAAATGAAAAACGGCGAATTTGAAGAAGGAAAAGCTTGTTTACGAGCTAAAATTGATATGGCATCGCCATTTATGGTGATGCGCGATCCTGTGCTTTATCGCGTAAAATTTGCTAGTCATCACCAAACCGGTGACAAATGGTGCATTTATCCAATGTACGATTTTACCCATTGTATTTCGGATGCCCTTGAGCGTATTACGCATTCATTGTGTACATTAGAATTCCAAGATAACCGCCGTTTATACGACTGGGTACTCGAGCATATTTCTATTGAACGTCCATTACCACACCAATATGAATTTTCGCGTTTAAATTTAGAAGGTACGTTAACGTCTAAACGTAAATTGCTAAAATTAGTTGAAGAAGGTGTCGTGGACGGTTGGGACGATCCGCGTATGCCAACTATTTCAGGTTTACGCCGCCGTGGTTATACACCAGCGTCGTTGCGTGAATTCTGTCGTCGTATTGGCGTAACTAAACAAGATAACGTCGTCGAATATTCCGCGCTTGAAAGTTGTATTCGTGATGATTTAAACGTTAATGCGCCACGCGCAATGGCAGTGATCAATCCATTAAAAATTGTGATTGAAAACCTAGAAAATAGCGAAATTTTGACCGCACCTAATCACCCAAATCGCGAAGAATTAGGTACGCGTCAATTACCGTTCACCAAAGAACTTTATATTGACCAAGCGGACTTCCGCGAAGAAGCGAACAAACAATACAAACGCTTAGTGTTAGGCAAAGAAGTGCGTTTACGTAATGCTTATGTGATTAAAGCTGAACGGGTAGAAAAAGATGCAGCCGGCAACATTGTATGCGTTTATTGCACTTACGATCCGGAAACCTTAGGCAAAAATCCGGCAGATGGTCGTAAAGTTAAAGGGGTTATCCAATGGGTTTCTGCAACAGAGAATCATCCTGCAGAATTCCGTCAATACGGTCGCTTATTTGATATGCCAAATCCAGGGGCTGAAGACGATATTATTGCCGCAATTAATCCCCATTCTTTAGTGGTAAAACACGGATTTGTAGAGAAAAGCTTAGGCAAGGCTGAAGCAGAAAAAGCCTATCAGTTTGAACGCGAAGGTTATTATTGTGCAGACAGTAAAGATAGTCACGCCGAACATTTAGTATTTAATTTAACAGTGAGTTTAAAAGAAGGATTTTAA
- the higA gene encoding transcriptional regulator translates to MSVKFKKLMNELPAEKRAHVKAMAEEMRMELQLHRIREEFEMSQQQMAEALNIKQPSIVALEKRGNDIKLSSVKRYVEAMGGALSLSVELPTGKTVTFNL, encoded by the coding sequence ATGAGCGTAAAATTTAAAAAATTAATGAATGAACTTCCAGCTGAAAAACGTGCTCATGTCAAAGCCATGGCAGAAGAAATGCGTATGGAGTTACAACTTCATCGCATCCGTGAAGAATTTGAAATGTCACAACAGCAAATGGCAGAAGCTCTAAACATTAAACAGCCATCAATTGTTGCTTTAGAAAAAAGAGGGAATGACATCAAGTTGTCATCAGTCAAACGTTATGTAGAAGCAATGGGCGGAGCATTAAGTTTATCTGTTGAATTACCTACAGGAAAAACTGTCACTTTCAATTTATAA
- the macA_1 gene encoding RND family efflux transporter MFP subunit, with protein sequence MKKKTLAILLLAAIVAGGTYFFMSNSEQAPTFLTENVIRGDVEKNVVASGSIESSNEVDVGAQVSGKIIKLYVKLGQQVKKGDLIADIDSTTQINTLNKAKAALASYQAQLKAKQTAYNVAQSSYTRLSKLYKLQSTSLDDVNTAKNTLDAAKAEIDALQESIKQAEIEVNTAETNVGYTKITSPIDGTVISTPISEGQTVNANQTTPTIVTVANLQKMLIKPEISEGDITKVKAGQEVEFTILSDSKTKYHAVIGSVDPATTDDTDASSTSSSSSSSSSSSSSTSAIYYYANIEVDNPDGVLRIGMTTENTIKIAAAKGVLTVSNMAIQKNGNKYIVHVLNDQNQSEEREVEIGVQNDFQTEIKSGLAEGEKVIVSQVAAGEKVGTTGRGPRMF encoded by the coding sequence ATGAAAAAGAAAACTCTTGCTATTTTATTATTAGCAGCGATTGTTGCTGGCGGTACGTATTTTTTTATGTCTAACAGCGAACAAGCGCCAACCTTTTTAACTGAAAATGTCATACGCGGTGATGTGGAAAAAAACGTTGTAGCTTCAGGTTCTATTGAAAGTTCAAATGAAGTCGATGTGGGTGCACAGGTATCAGGGAAAATCATTAAACTTTATGTCAAATTAGGACAACAAGTGAAAAAAGGCGATTTGATTGCAGATATTGATTCAACAACACAAATCAATACACTCAATAAAGCCAAAGCCGCATTAGCCAGTTACCAAGCTCAATTGAAAGCAAAACAAACTGCTTATAATGTGGCACAATCAAGCTATACTCGTCTATCTAAACTTTATAAATTGCAATCAACATCATTGGATGACGTCAACACGGCGAAAAATACACTTGATGCCGCGAAAGCAGAAATTGATGCGTTGCAAGAATCCATTAAACAAGCTGAAATTGAAGTCAATACGGCAGAAACCAATGTGGGATACACCAAAATCACCTCGCCAATTGATGGCACAGTAATTTCTACACCGATTTCAGAAGGTCAAACAGTAAACGCAAATCAAACAACACCGACAATTGTAACCGTTGCGAATTTGCAAAAAATGTTGATTAAACCTGAGATTTCTGAAGGCGATATTACTAAGGTAAAAGCCGGTCAAGAAGTAGAATTCACAATTTTGTCTGACAGTAAAACCAAATATCACGCGGTGATTGGCAGTGTTGATCCCGCCACTACAGATGATACAGACGCGAGTTCAACCAGTTCAAGTAGTTCTTCGTCGTCTTCTTCCTCATCATCAACATCCGCGATTTATTATTATGCCAATATAGAAGTGGATAATCCCGACGGCGTATTACGTATTGGAATGACAACTGAAAATACGATCAAAATTGCCGCGGCAAAAGGGGTTTTAACTGTCTCAAATATGGCGATACAAAAAAATGGCAATAAGTATATTGTTCATGTGCTGAACGACCAAAACCAATCGGAAGAACGCGAAGTCGAAATTGGTGTACAAAATGACTTCCAAACTGAAATCAAATCTGGCTTAGCCGAAGGCGAAAAAGTGATTGTTTCACAAGTCGCTGCGGGCGAGAAAGTCGGAACAACGGGACGTGGCCCGCGTATGTTCTAA
- the dedA gene encoding DedA family integral membrane protein, which yields MDLLVTFFTDYGYWAVLFVLIICGFGVPIPEDITLVSGGIIAGLYPENVNVHMMLVVSMIGVLAGDSTMYWLGRIYGVKILRFRPMRKILTLQRLRMVREKFDKYGNRVLFVARFLPGLRAPIYMVSGITRRVSYTRFVLLDFCAAIISVPIWVYLGEHGANNREWLAEQIKTGQSGIYVILALLAAFIGWKVYKAKKDKQVEK from the coding sequence ATGGATTTATTAGTTACTTTTTTTACTGATTACGGTTATTGGGCTGTACTTTTTGTACTGATTATTTGTGGTTTTGGTGTACCTATTCCTGAAGATATTACGCTGGTTTCCGGCGGTATTATTGCAGGGCTTTATCCCGAAAATGTCAATGTTCATATGATGCTTGTGGTTTCGATGATCGGTGTATTAGCGGGTGATAGCACAATGTATTGGCTTGGTCGAATTTACGGCGTGAAAATTCTTCGTTTCCGTCCTATGCGTAAAATTTTAACATTACAGCGTTTGCGGATGGTGCGTGAAAAATTTGATAAATATGGCAATCGCGTGCTTTTTGTCGCACGTTTCTTGCCGGGATTGCGCGCACCAATCTATATGGTTTCAGGGATTACTCGTCGCGTTAGCTATACTCGTTTTGTATTACTCGATTTTTGTGCGGCGATTATTTCTGTGCCCATTTGGGTCTATCTTGGTGAACACGGGGCAAACAATCGTGAATGGCTTGCCGAGCAGATTAAAACAGGACAATCAGGCATTTATGTCATATTAGCGTTACTTGCTGCTTTCATTGGTTGGAAAGTGTATAAAGCGAAAAAAGATAAGCAAGTTGAAAAATAG
- a CDS encoding Uncharacterized conserved protein → MTKFWETKSLTEMTTDEWEALCDGCGKCCYRKFIEGRGKREKLYYTRIACDLLDLTTGKCGDYLNRFKLDTECTKLTKKNLPQFGWLPKTCAYRLLYEGKPLFDWHPLISGNPNSVKLADIQIANGIHEKDVIDWFEFIIDEH, encoded by the coding sequence ATGACAAAATTTTGGGAAACAAAATCACTCACAGAAATGACGACTGACGAGTGGGAAGCCTTATGTGATGGCTGTGGAAAATGTTGTTATCGTAAATTTATTGAAGGGCGCGGTAAACGAGAAAAACTGTATTATACGCGAATTGCTTGCGATTTATTGGATTTAACAACAGGGAAGTGCGGTGATTATTTGAATCGTTTTAAATTAGACACCGAATGCACTAAATTGACTAAGAAAAACTTACCGCAATTTGGCTGGTTGCCGAAGACTTGTGCTTATCGTTTACTTTATGAAGGAAAGCCTTTATTTGACTGGCATCCTTTGATTTCGGGTAATCCCAATTCAGTGAAATTAGCGGATATCCAAATCGCCAACGGCATACACGAAAAAGATGTAATTGATTGGTTTGAATTTATTATTGATGAACATTAA